One segment of Phaenicophaeus curvirostris isolate KB17595 unplaced genomic scaffold, BPBGC_Pcur_1.0 scaffold_366, whole genome shotgun sequence DNA contains the following:
- the RPL18 gene encoding large ribosomal subunit protein eL18: protein MGIDIRHNRDRKVRRREPKSQDIYLRLLVKLYRFLARRTNSAFNKVVLKRLFMSRTNRPPLSLSRLIRMMKRPGRSDKTAVVVGTVTDDIRIQDVPKLKLCALRVTRGARSRILRSGGSILTLDQLAMASPKGKGTVLLSGPRKAREVYRHFGKAPGTPHSHTKPYVRSKGRKFERARGRRASRGYKN from the exons atg GGCATCGACATCCGCCACAACCGGGACCGCAAAGTGCGGCGCCGGGAGCCCAAGAGCCAGGACATTTACCTGCGCCTCCTCGTCAAG CTCTACCGGTTCCTGGCCCGGAGAACCAACTCGGCCTTCAACAAGGTGGTTCTGAAGCGCCTCTTCATGAGCCGAACCAACCGCCCCCCGCTCTCCCTGTCCCGCCTG aTCCGGATGATGAAGCGGCCGGGGCGCTCGGACAAGACGGCGGTTGTGGTGGGGACAGTGACCGACGACATCCGCATCCAGGACGTCCCCAAGCTCAAA CTCTGCGCCCTGCGGGTGACGCGGGGGGCTCGGAGCCGCATCCTGCGCTCCGGAGGCTCCATCCTGACGCTGGACCAGCTCGCCATGGCCTCCCCCAAGGGCAAAGGCACCGTCCTGCTCTCCG GACCGCGAAAGGCGAGGGAGGTGTATCGGCACTTCGGGAAGGCGCCGGGGACCCCCCACAGCCACACCAA gccctACGTGCGCTCCAAGGGCCGCAAGTTCGAGCGAGCGCGGGGGCGCCGGGCGAGTCGGGGCTACAAGAActga